A window of the Oryza brachyantha chromosome 5, ObraRS2, whole genome shotgun sequence genome harbors these coding sequences:
- the LOC102721368 gene encoding uncharacterized protein LOC102721368, with protein MPPDGGEAASKPQSPLRITHDGEFYARLLTKESSQGNPSFRYYAAGAGAVPFVWESHPGTPKVDATSSCMLASGAAADVPAITPPPSYHLRAAAVSSSHGHSGRIKGGGGGGGGGRSSKYCGYYKLKWIKIGFIAAVFRRLALGKSRASSSSTVQPSPSTRWLFSGSDSVETSDHQAAPPSSSKGGLLCLSVRPSPWMVQFCGGRSIRRIDTGSWATSHGWA; from the coding sequence ATGCCTCCCGatggcggggaggcggcgagcaaGCCGCAGAGCCCGCTGCGCATCACGCACGACGGCGAGTTCTACGCGCGGCTGCTCACCAAGGAGAGCTCCCAGGGCAACCCGTCGTTCCGCTActacgccgccggcgccggcgcggtgccCTTCGTGTGGGAGTCCCACCCGGGCACGCCCAAGGTcgacgccacctcctcctgcaTGCTAGcctccggcgcggcggccgacgtCCCGGCCAtcaccccgccgccgtcctacCACCTCCGGGCCGCCGCGGTGTCGTCGTCGCACGGCCATAGCGGCAGGAtcaagggcggcggcggtggcggtggcggcggaagGAGCAGCAAGTACTGCGGCTACTACAAGCTCAAGTGGATCAAGATCGGCTtcatcgccgccgtcttccGCCGGCTCGCGCTGGGCAAGTCCcgcgcgtcctcctcctcgacggtGCAGCCCTCGCCGTCCACCCGCTGGCTCTTCTCCGGCTCAGACAGCGTCGAGACCAGCGACCACcaggccgcgccgccgtcgtcttctAAGGGCGGTCTCCTCTGCCTCAGTGTACGCCCGAGCCCGTGGATGGTACAGTTCTGCGGCGGCCGGAGCATCAGGAGGATCGACACCGGCAGCTGGGCGACGTCGCACGGCTGGGCGTAG